Genomic segment of Chloroflexota bacterium:
CATCGCTACGCGACGCCAGAGCAAGCACGCCGTCAGTTGCTCGCTTGCCCTGTGGTTGCCGCATGAATACAATCACATCACTGTCCAAGAAATCAGGGGCGGTACAGGTCGTCTCTACGAAAACCGGCAGACCGCTGACTTTCAAAGGTGCTGAAATTGACCCCACCGTTCTAAAGCAGACGCTTCAAAGCGGGTTAGCTCCGTCTGATCTTGCTAATGTCCGTATTGGGAACTTTCTCAAGAGCGCACCTGCAGAGCCGATCAATGCCATTGTCGCCAACCCGCCGTATGTTCGCCATCACAGAATTCCACAGAAAGACAAAGTCCTGCTAAGGGCTATCGGGACATTACCTACGGGTCAAAAAATCGATGGCCGTGCAGGACTTCACATCTATTTCTTTATCCAGTCCCTGAGACTTCTCGCTCCAGGCGGACGATTGGCAATTATTCTACCTGCAGATTCCTGTGAGGGCGTCTTTGCCGGCGGCCTCTGGTCATGGATTCTGGCCGACTTCCGCTTGGATGGCGTCATTACATTTGATGCAACTGCCACTCCATTCCCACATATAGACACAAACGCCGTGATCTTTCTCATTGTCAAGAAGGAACCCAAGCCGGTCTTCTCCTGGGTGCGGGTTCATCAAAACGAAACGCCATTCCTCGCGAAGTGGGTCGCACGGCCAAGCGACGTGCCGCCGAGCGATGATTTCACTGTATATACGCGATCCCTGAGCGAAGGCCTCGCTACAGGGCTGAGCAGGTTCCCTGCAAAGGCCAACCACAATGCTCCAACGCTAGGGGACTACGCGAGAGTAATGCGAGGAATCGCCTCTGGAAACCAGGACTTCTTCTTCCTCACGAGTGAACAAGTAAAATCCCGGGCCATTCCGTCAAAATTTTTTATTCGAGCGATCGGTAGGACCCGGGACGTTGCCTCTGACGTAATTACTCCGGAAACTCTCGTGGCCCTTGAAAAGAGAAACCGTCCAACCTGGCTCCTTTCTCTAGATAGCCGCGGACTGGCGAGCTTCCCACGTCAACTCCAGCAGTACCTCCTAAGAGGTGAGCGCATGGGTCTCCCGGGGAAAGCTCTTCTAAGCCAACGACGGCCTTGGTACAAGATGGAAGTGCGCAAGGTGCCCCCCTTCTTGTTTGCCTACCTCGGAAGAAGGAATACCCGGTTCATTCGAAACGATGCTGGTGTCGTACCCCTTACAGGCTTCTTGTGCGTCTATCCTTTTGATTGCACTCCAGAGGGCATTCACAAGATGTGGCGAGTCCTTAACCATCCTGACACACTTGCAGGTCTTGCTTTGGTCGGCAAGTCGTATGGCCAAGGCGCACTCAAAGTTGAACCTCGGGCATTGGAGCGCCTTCCCCTACCTGAAAATGTGCTCCGAGAAGTCGGGCTCAACCTTCTGCTGGCAAAGCAACCTGGCATGGAACAGAACGGCCACCCTACCCGAACGGGCGGCTTCCAAGGCAATCGCTTTACCGAGGATCCTTCTCCCGTAAGGAACGTCAGAGCAAGAGCACAGTTGCCACTCCCGATCGGGTGACAATTTAGGGTTGGAATTAGCCGCTTGACACCACTGCCTATTCTGCGTAGTATTGTCTCGTAAGCACAAAAAGCTTACACCTCCGCCAGGACAGAGAGCCGGGGAGGCGCAAAACTGGCCGCGTTCCTTGCTCCATGGGCCTGGAACCGGTTAGCTGAGCGCCTCCCCTTTTCTTTGCCCGGCGCGCTTGCGGGACGATCGCCCGCGATCGCGCGGTGGAGGAGTAACAGGCGTTGCGTGGGCGGGTGACCGATGCAGTGGCGTTGCGGACGGTTGGAACGTGCGGAACCGGGGCACAGGCCCCGTGGTAGAACATGGCCGCGCCGGTCGGCAGTCCGGCGCGGTGTTGTAGGGAGCGGCGTACACCGCTCCCTACATACACGCGGCCCGTTGGAGCGGGCCGCCTCCTGCAGACTCACATGCGAGACTGGCGGGTTGACACCGGTCGCCTTGGAGAACGGTAAGTCGCCCCGCCGCCCTCCCAGCGGCGGACTCCATGCGTCCTGCTCGTCCCGGCCGAGTCGCTCTTCGCAGGGAAACGGCAGGACAAGCTAGAGTCTCGCAAACTTTCTTCCTCTTGCAGTGTGACCGGAAGGACCGAACACAAAACCGCCCACGCAACGCCGATCAAAACCCCAAACGCCAAGACGAACAACAAGGAGAAAAACCAGAGAGCAGGATGAAAAGCTAGCGGGACATGCGAAGCAGGCGGCGAGGGTCGAAGCGCCAGAGGGCGCGCTTGATGAGGTCGCCGCGGAGGGCGCGCCAGGCATCTTCGATAACGCGGCGCTCCTGCTCGG
This window contains:
- a CDS encoding SAM-dependent methyltransferase, which produces MNTITSLSKKSGAVQVVSTKTGRPLTFKGAEIDPTVLKQTLQSGLAPSDLANVRIGNFLKSAPAEPINAIVANPPYVRHHRIPQKDKVLLRAIGTLPTGQKIDGRAGLHIYFFIQSLRLLAPGGRLAIILPADSCEGVFAGGLWSWILADFRLDGVITFDATATPFPHIDTNAVIFLIVKKEPKPVFSWVRVHQNETPFLAKWVARPSDVPPSDDFTVYTRSLSEGLATGLSRFPAKANHNAPTLGDYARVMRGIASGNQDFFFLTSEQVKSRAIPSKFFIRAIGRTRDVASDVITPETLVALEKRNRPTWLLSLDSRGLASFPRQLQQYLLRGERMGLPGKALLSQRRPWYKMEVRKVPPFLFAYLGRRNTRFIRNDAGVVPLTGFLCVYPFDCTPEGIHKMWRVLNHPDTLAGLALVGKSYGQGALKVEPRALERLPLPENVLREVGLNLLLAKQPGMEQNGHPTRTGGFQGNRFTEDPSPVRNVRARAQLPLPIG